A window of the Pogona vitticeps strain Pit_001003342236 chromosome 4, PviZW2.1, whole genome shotgun sequence genome harbors these coding sequences:
- the TP53INP1 gene encoding tumor protein p53-inducible nuclear protein 1 isoform X2 — MIEEEEEEEENNDLHEASPVDHPPVFSCLSTSLECLADTSDSCFIQFDSCPMEESWFITPPPCFTAGGVATLKVETSPLENLLIEHPSMSVYAVHNTCHSLNKTNCDEEEEEEEPQDASGPRSEVQSDVGQPIRCYIAALTSHSAFLEQTKSFRPSQWTKENQERQYLNRNCLRRQNLTRDCYSRQLKNNGYFVHQPCQRQFNY; from the exons ATGattgaagaggaggaagaggaggaagaaaataatgACCTCCATGAAGCATCACCTGTGGACCATCCACCTGTCTTCTCTTGTCTGTCTACATCCTTGGAATGTTTGGCTGATACCAGCGACTCTTGCTTCATCCAGTTTGATTCGTGCCCCATGGAAGAAAGCTGGTTTATTACTCCACCTCCATGTTTCACAGCTGGTGGTGTGGCTACTCTCAAAGTGGAAACCAGTCCTTTGGAGAACCTTCTGATTGAACATCCCAGCATGTCGGTGTATGCAGTCCACAATACCTGCCACAGCCTCAACAAGACCAATTgtgatgaggaagaagaagaagaagaacctcaGGATGCTAGTGGTCCTAG ATCAGAAGTTCAGAGTGACGTGGGTCAGCCTATTCGATGCTACATTGCTGCTCTCACTTCTCATTCGGCCTTTCTTGAACAGACCAAGAGCTTTCGGCCTTCCCAGTGGACAAAAGAAAACCAGGAAAGACAGTACCTGAACAGAAACTGCCTTCGCCGCCAAAACCTTACCAGGGATTGCTACTCCCGGCAACTCAAAAACAACGGATATTTTGTTCACCAGCCTTGCCAGCGTCAATTTAATTACTGA